Proteins encoded in a region of the Suricata suricatta isolate VVHF042 chromosome 10, meerkat_22Aug2017_6uvM2_HiC, whole genome shotgun sequence genome:
- the ING4 gene encoding inhibitor of growth protein 4 isoform X2 codes for MAAGMYLEHYLDSIENLPFELQRNFQLMRDLDQRTEDLKAEIDKLATEYMSSARSLSSEEKLALLKQIQEAYGKCKEFGDDKVQLAMQTYEMVDKHIRRLDTDLARFEADLKEKQIESSDYDSSSSKGKKSRTQKEKKAARARSKGKNSDEEAPKAAQKKLKLVRTSPEYGMPSVTFGSVHPSDVLDMPVDPNEPTYCLCHQVSYGEMIGCDNPDCSIEWFHFACVGLTTKPRGKWFCPRCSQERKKK; via the exons ATGGCTGCGGGGATGTATTTGGAACATTATCTGGACA GTATCGAAAACCTTCCCTTTGAACTGCAGAGAAATTTTCAGCTCATGAGGGACCTGGACCAAAGAACAGAGG ACCTGAAGGCTGAAATTGACAAGTTGGCCACTGAATATATGAGTAGCGCCCGCAGCCTGAGCTCCGAGGAAAAATTGGCCCTTCTCAAACAGATCCAGGAAGCCTATGGCAAGTGCAAGGAATTTGGTGACGACAAGGTGCAGCTTGCCATGCAGACCTATGAGATG GTGGACAAACACATTCGGCGACTGGACACAGACCTGGCCCGTTTTGAGGCTGATTTGAAGGAGAAGCAGATTGAGTCAAGTGACTATGACAGCTCTTCTAGCAAAGGCAAAAAGA GCCGGacccaaaaggagaagaaagctgCCCGTGCTCGTTCCAAAGGGAAAAACTCAGATGAGGAAGCTCCCAAGGCTGCCCAAAAGAAGTTAAAACTTGTGCGCAC AAGTCCTGAGTATGGGATGCCCTCAGTGACCTTTGGCAGTGTCCACCCCTCTGATGTGTTGGATATGCCTGTGGATCCCAACGAACCCACCTATTGCCTTTGTCACCAGGTCTCCTATGGAGAGATGATTGGCTGTGACAACCCTGAT TGTTCCATCGAGTGGTTCCACTTTGCCTGTGTGGGGCTGACGACCAAGCCTCGGGGGAAATG GTTCTGCCCACGTTGCTCCCAGGAAcggaagaagaaatag
- the ING4 gene encoding inhibitor of growth protein 4 isoform X1, which yields MAAGMYLEHYLDSIENLPFELQRNFQLMRDLDQRTEDLKAEIDKLATEYMSSARSLSSEEKLALLKQIQEAYGKCKEFGDDKVQLAMQTYEMVDKHIRRLDTDLARFEADLKEKQIESSDYDSSSSKGKKKGRTQKEKKAARARSKGKNSDEEAPKAAQKKLKLVRTSPEYGMPSVTFGSVHPSDVLDMPVDPNEPTYCLCHQVSYGEMIGCDNPDCSIEWFHFACVGLTTKPRGKWFCPRCSQERKKK from the exons ATGGCTGCGGGGATGTATTTGGAACATTATCTGGACA GTATCGAAAACCTTCCCTTTGAACTGCAGAGAAATTTTCAGCTCATGAGGGACCTGGACCAAAGAACAGAGG ACCTGAAGGCTGAAATTGACAAGTTGGCCACTGAATATATGAGTAGCGCCCGCAGCCTGAGCTCCGAGGAAAAATTGGCCCTTCTCAAACAGATCCAGGAAGCCTATGGCAAGTGCAAGGAATTTGGTGACGACAAGGTGCAGCTTGCCATGCAGACCTATGAGATG GTGGACAAACACATTCGGCGACTGGACACAGACCTGGCCCGTTTTGAGGCTGATTTGAAGGAGAAGCAGATTGAGTCAAGTGACTATGACAGCTCTTCTAGCAAAGGCAAAAAGA AAGGCCGGacccaaaaggagaagaaagctgCCCGTGCTCGTTCCAAAGGGAAAAACTCAGATGAGGAAGCTCCCAAGGCTGCCCAAAAGAAGTTAAAACTTGTGCGCAC AAGTCCTGAGTATGGGATGCCCTCAGTGACCTTTGGCAGTGTCCACCCCTCTGATGTGTTGGATATGCCTGTGGATCCCAACGAACCCACCTATTGCCTTTGTCACCAGGTCTCCTATGGAGAGATGATTGGCTGTGACAACCCTGAT TGTTCCATCGAGTGGTTCCACTTTGCCTGTGTGGGGCTGACGACCAAGCCTCGGGGGAAATG GTTCTGCCCACGTTGCTCCCAGGAAcggaagaagaaatag
- the ING4 gene encoding inhibitor of growth protein 4 isoform X4, which yields MAAGMYLEHYLDSIENLPFELQRNFQLMRDLDQRTEDLKAEIDKLATEYMSSARSLSSEEKLALLKQIQEAYGKCKEFGDDKVQLAMQTYEMVDKHIRRLDTDLARFEADLKEKQIESSDYDSSSSKGRTQKEKKAARARSKGKNSDEEAPKAAQKKLKLVRTSPEYGMPSVTFGSVHPSDVLDMPVDPNEPTYCLCHQVSYGEMIGCDNPDCSIEWFHFACVGLTTKPRGKWFCPRCSQERKKK from the exons ATGGCTGCGGGGATGTATTTGGAACATTATCTGGACA GTATCGAAAACCTTCCCTTTGAACTGCAGAGAAATTTTCAGCTCATGAGGGACCTGGACCAAAGAACAGAGG ACCTGAAGGCTGAAATTGACAAGTTGGCCACTGAATATATGAGTAGCGCCCGCAGCCTGAGCTCCGAGGAAAAATTGGCCCTTCTCAAACAGATCCAGGAAGCCTATGGCAAGTGCAAGGAATTTGGTGACGACAAGGTGCAGCTTGCCATGCAGACCTATGAGATG GTGGACAAACACATTCGGCGACTGGACACAGACCTGGCCCGTTTTGAGGCTGATTTGAAGGAGAAGCAGATTGAGTCAAGTGACTATGACAGCTCTTCTAGCAAAG GCCGGacccaaaaggagaagaaagctgCCCGTGCTCGTTCCAAAGGGAAAAACTCAGATGAGGAAGCTCCCAAGGCTGCCCAAAAGAAGTTAAAACTTGTGCGCAC AAGTCCTGAGTATGGGATGCCCTCAGTGACCTTTGGCAGTGTCCACCCCTCTGATGTGTTGGATATGCCTGTGGATCCCAACGAACCCACCTATTGCCTTTGTCACCAGGTCTCCTATGGAGAGATGATTGGCTGTGACAACCCTGAT TGTTCCATCGAGTGGTTCCACTTTGCCTGTGTGGGGCTGACGACCAAGCCTCGGGGGAAATG GTTCTGCCCACGTTGCTCCCAGGAAcggaagaagaaatag
- the ING4 gene encoding inhibitor of growth protein 4 isoform X5 has protein sequence MAAGMYLEHYLDSIENLPFELQRNFQLMRDLDQRTEDLKAEIDKLATEYMSSARSLSSEEKLALLKQIQEAYGKCKEFGDDKVQLAMQTYEMVDKHIRRLDTDLARFEADLKEKQIESSDYDSSSSKGKKKGRTQKEKKAARARSKGKNSDEEAPKAAQKKLKLVRTVPSSGSTLPVWG, from the exons ATGGCTGCGGGGATGTATTTGGAACATTATCTGGACA GTATCGAAAACCTTCCCTTTGAACTGCAGAGAAATTTTCAGCTCATGAGGGACCTGGACCAAAGAACAGAGG ACCTGAAGGCTGAAATTGACAAGTTGGCCACTGAATATATGAGTAGCGCCCGCAGCCTGAGCTCCGAGGAAAAATTGGCCCTTCTCAAACAGATCCAGGAAGCCTATGGCAAGTGCAAGGAATTTGGTGACGACAAGGTGCAGCTTGCCATGCAGACCTATGAGATG GTGGACAAACACATTCGGCGACTGGACACAGACCTGGCCCGTTTTGAGGCTGATTTGAAGGAGAAGCAGATTGAGTCAAGTGACTATGACAGCTCTTCTAGCAAAGGCAAAAAGA AAGGCCGGacccaaaaggagaagaaagctgCCCGTGCTCGTTCCAAAGGGAAAAACTCAGATGAGGAAGCTCCCAAGGCTGCCCAAAAGAAGTTAAAACTTGTGCGCAC TGTTCCATCGAGTGGTTCCACTTTGCCTGTGTGGGGCTGA
- the ING4 gene encoding inhibitor of growth protein 4 isoform X3 — MAAGMYLEHYLDSIENLPFELQRNFQLMRDLDQRTEDLKAEIDKLATEYMSSARSLSSEEKLALLKQIQEAYGKCKEFGDDKVQLAMQTYEMVDKHIRRLDTDLARFEADLKEKQIESSDYDSSSSKEGRTQKEKKAARARSKGKNSDEEAPKAAQKKLKLVRTSPEYGMPSVTFGSVHPSDVLDMPVDPNEPTYCLCHQVSYGEMIGCDNPDCSIEWFHFACVGLTTKPRGKWFCPRCSQERKKK, encoded by the exons ATGGCTGCGGGGATGTATTTGGAACATTATCTGGACA GTATCGAAAACCTTCCCTTTGAACTGCAGAGAAATTTTCAGCTCATGAGGGACCTGGACCAAAGAACAGAGG ACCTGAAGGCTGAAATTGACAAGTTGGCCACTGAATATATGAGTAGCGCCCGCAGCCTGAGCTCCGAGGAAAAATTGGCCCTTCTCAAACAGATCCAGGAAGCCTATGGCAAGTGCAAGGAATTTGGTGACGACAAGGTGCAGCTTGCCATGCAGACCTATGAGATG GTGGACAAACACATTCGGCGACTGGACACAGACCTGGCCCGTTTTGAGGCTGATTTGAAGGAGAAGCAGATTGAGTCAAGTGACTATGACAGCTCTTCTAGCAAAG AAGGCCGGacccaaaaggagaagaaagctgCCCGTGCTCGTTCCAAAGGGAAAAACTCAGATGAGGAAGCTCCCAAGGCTGCCCAAAAGAAGTTAAAACTTGTGCGCAC AAGTCCTGAGTATGGGATGCCCTCAGTGACCTTTGGCAGTGTCCACCCCTCTGATGTGTTGGATATGCCTGTGGATCCCAACGAACCCACCTATTGCCTTTGTCACCAGGTCTCCTATGGAGAGATGATTGGCTGTGACAACCCTGAT TGTTCCATCGAGTGGTTCCACTTTGCCTGTGTGGGGCTGACGACCAAGCCTCGGGGGAAATG GTTCTGCCCACGTTGCTCCCAGGAAcggaagaagaaatag